One window of the Streptomyces asoensis genome contains the following:
- a CDS encoding trypsin-like peptidase domain-containing protein, with translation MAPMAPPDTSDVPAPRDAAFASDFAADADASLVRIRDLAGRPRGTGFVADHHGTVVTSHEAVDGLPRLVLYGVGDRSCVVTDDAVTPLPELDLALVRTEGLGGVPLPMTVRDGVETGRYVRLAAGCWREARVLAETSVTYTATDRFHLLDDALELAIGTAGRDALRLGGGAAGGPVLDAETGAVVAVLGTALQSGHRDVGFAVPLRPRIPTTDGIPTIDGSLLTDDVPTADDNPVGLPPSDHVSDGEAMTAPPAGVGEAIAGADATRGGGGGSAGTGAGSWVAAAGAGAGSASDGPLAELLARNAATVPAYGADLNLAGLLELTATSVGSDGPPGALSGPLGRTATDSFAASADPIERAVPAREFAAFVTSPAAVLGLVGAPGSGRTTELAALAARRDRGARPAPTLWLRGADLKAGDDSLADAARRALSGAARIVAASGSASAAGSAAVPGRGPGADLFGSSSPGGLGDVTPERLAHLARAVGRPLLLLLDGPEEMPPVLAHRLAEWTEGTAEWLRETGTRLVVACRGEYWERAGAEFPPELLYGATVAGDPLPPCVRLGDLTADEAREARVRYSVPEGALAAPDDRHPLTLRLLSEVRAALPGPQGPAPVDRDDVLSAYLDLMCLRVAVRLAAENGLRGTAVRRLAAKVSGQLHEAARRSLGPGQGELDRASFEAVFPWGQAPARLGGGAGWASAVLTEGLLVPAGRGYRFAHEELADWIQGIHLDLDEALRALFHRRRAPDGGHPLPVPHHRVGPVVQALLLLARQQGPHRLALRLRELVHALDADPDSWWAARLLTETLLRVPDATPYTGVLRLLADLIGAGAQTHGRFVDFGPAFWTGLALPADARLDLLRRLVLADCAPHDADAPRYLDAVARLLAADPAAVQPCLTHWFDDERPLPATPHATVATAAQALLHTHRHRALDDLTEALVDCAHPRADELLAVLAEEEPSALCRAVDRWAHDERQARWVAAMTYGLRVAPHIRTEADHRLLRYAALVLLARPADRAPHGGALALLVRDPETRSRYLPQALERFTAGDPQLPPSALLAALGTHPEPVLDAFRSRLCGPDRADTGSVLRALADVTTPALAQRAAALVREVVERRPEAAGHVAAYVDRRLDHDPAARAVLLPLVTGLLEDGGPEQVRAALAGVLAAPGAPESRPLRDELLEHLLTRERAPEVLDAVLHGAAGRGGEDLRALVHRTGLLLVRTPDGATRFDRGLVELARHVPGFAARVVDWLTDAPGEWAAVVGPSARRTIENLAGVRVPA, from the coding sequence ATGGCTCCCATGGCTCCCCCGGATACCTCGGATGTCCCGGCTCCCCGGGACGCGGCCTTCGCCTCGGACTTCGCCGCTGACGCCGATGCCTCGCTCGTCCGGATCCGCGACCTCGCCGGCCGGCCGCGCGGCACCGGGTTCGTCGCCGACCACCACGGCACGGTCGTCACCAGCCATGAGGCGGTCGACGGCCTGCCCCGGCTCGTCCTGTACGGCGTCGGCGACCGCAGCTGCGTGGTGACCGACGACGCGGTCACCCCCCTCCCGGAACTCGACCTGGCCCTTGTCCGCACCGAGGGCCTCGGCGGGGTCCCGCTCCCGATGACCGTGCGGGACGGCGTCGAGACCGGCCGGTACGTCCGGCTGGCCGCCGGCTGCTGGCGCGAGGCGCGGGTGCTGGCCGAGACGTCCGTGACGTACACGGCGACGGACCGCTTCCACCTCCTCGACGACGCTCTGGAGCTGGCGATCGGCACGGCGGGCCGGGACGCGCTGCGGCTCGGCGGTGGCGCGGCCGGGGGACCGGTCCTCGACGCCGAGACCGGCGCGGTCGTCGCCGTCCTCGGCACCGCCCTCCAGTCCGGCCACCGCGACGTCGGCTTCGCGGTGCCGCTGCGCCCCCGGATCCCGACGACCGACGGCATTCCGACGATCGACGGCAGCCTGCTGACCGACGACGTGCCGACGGCCGACGACAACCCTGTGGGCCTGCCGCCGAGCGACCACGTGAGCGACGGCGAGGCGATGACGGCGCCGCCCGCGGGAGTGGGTGAGGCGATTGCGGGTGCCGACGCCACTCGCGGTGGCGGTGGCGGTTCTGCGGGGACGGGGGCCGGGTCGTGGGTGGCCGCGGCCGGGGCCGGGGCGGGGAGTGCGTCCGATGGCCCGCTGGCCGAACTGCTCGCCCGTAACGCGGCCACCGTGCCCGCCTACGGCGCCGACCTCAACCTGGCCGGTCTCCTCGAACTCACCGCCACGTCGGTCGGTTCGGACGGCCCGCCCGGAGCGCTGTCCGGCCCCCTCGGCCGTACCGCGACCGACTCCTTCGCAGCCTCGGCCGATCCGATCGAACGCGCCGTCCCGGCAAGGGAGTTCGCCGCCTTCGTGACGAGCCCGGCGGCCGTCCTCGGCCTCGTCGGCGCACCGGGCAGCGGTCGTACGACGGAACTCGCCGCCCTCGCCGCGCGCCGCGACCGGGGCGCACGGCCGGCCCCCACCCTGTGGCTGCGCGGCGCCGATCTGAAGGCCGGGGACGACTCCCTCGCCGACGCGGCCCGCCGCGCGCTGAGCGGCGCGGCACGCATCGTGGCGGCCTCGGGTTCGGCCTCGGCAGCGGGTTCGGCAGCGGTTCCGGGGCGGGGGCCGGGGGCCGATTTGTTCGGGTCGTCCAGCCCCGGCGGCCTCGGTGATGTCACCCCCGAGCGGCTCGCCCACCTCGCCCGGGCCGTCGGACGCCCCCTGCTGCTGCTTCTCGACGGGCCCGAGGAGATGCCCCCGGTCCTCGCGCACCGGCTCGCCGAGTGGACCGAGGGCACGGCCGAATGGTTGCGGGAGACGGGCACGCGGCTGGTGGTGGCGTGTCGGGGGGAGTACTGGGAACGCGCCGGCGCGGAGTTCCCGCCGGAGCTGCTGTACGGGGCCACGGTGGCCGGGGACCCGCTCCCGCCGTGCGTCCGCCTCGGTGATCTCACCGCCGACGAGGCGCGCGAGGCCCGCGTCCGCTACTCCGTACCCGAGGGCGCGCTCGCCGCCCCCGACGACCGGCACCCGCTCACCCTCCGTCTCCTCTCCGAGGTGCGTGCGGCCCTCCCCGGCCCGCAGGGCCCGGCGCCCGTCGACCGCGACGACGTCCTGTCCGCGTACCTCGACCTGATGTGCCTGCGCGTCGCGGTGCGCCTCGCCGCCGAGAACGGGCTGCGCGGCACCGCCGTACGCCGTCTCGCGGCGAAGGTCTCCGGCCAGCTGCATGAAGCCGCCCGCCGCAGTCTCGGGCCCGGCCAGGGCGAACTGGACCGGGCGTCGTTCGAGGCGGTGTTCCCCTGGGGCCAGGCGCCGGCCCGCCTCGGCGGCGGTGCCGGCTGGGCGTCCGCCGTCCTCACCGAGGGCCTCCTGGTGCCCGCGGGCCGCGGCTACCGCTTCGCCCACGAGGAACTCGCCGACTGGATCCAGGGCATCCACCTCGACCTGGACGAGGCCCTGCGCGCCCTGTTCCACCGCCGTCGCGCGCCCGACGGGGGACATCCGCTGCCCGTCCCGCACCACCGGGTCGGTCCCGTCGTCCAGGCTCTGCTGCTCCTCGCCCGCCAGCAGGGCCCGCACCGACTCGCGCTACGGCTGCGGGAGTTGGTCCACGCCCTGGATGCCGACCCGGACTCGTGGTGGGCCGCCCGGCTGCTCACCGAGACCCTGCTGCGCGTCCCGGACGCGACGCCGTACACGGGCGTCCTGCGCCTGCTGGCGGACCTGATCGGCGCGGGGGCCCAGACGCACGGCCGGTTCGTGGACTTCGGCCCCGCGTTCTGGACCGGGCTCGCCCTCCCCGCCGACGCCCGACTCGACCTGCTGCGCCGTCTGGTCCTCGCCGACTGCGCCCCGCACGACGCGGACGCGCCCCGCTACCTCGACGCCGTCGCCCGGCTCCTCGCCGCCGACCCCGCCGCCGTACAGCCGTGCCTCACCCACTGGTTCGACGACGAGCGGCCGCTGCCCGCGACCCCGCACGCCACCGTGGCGACGGCGGCGCAGGCGCTGCTGCACACCCATCGGCACCGGGCGCTGGACGACCTCACGGAGGCTCTCGTCGACTGCGCGCACCCCCGCGCCGACGAGCTGCTCGCCGTACTGGCGGAGGAGGAGCCGTCCGCGCTGTGCCGGGCCGTCGACCGCTGGGCGCACGACGAGCGGCAGGCCCGGTGGGTCGCGGCGATGACGTACGGACTGCGCGTCGCCCCGCACATCCGGACGGAGGCCGACCACCGGCTGCTGCGCTACGCGGCCCTCGTCCTGCTGGCCCGCCCCGCCGACCGCGCCCCGCACGGTGGCGCGCTCGCCCTCCTCGTCCGGGACCCTGAGACCCGCTCCCGGTACCTCCCGCAGGCGCTGGAGCGGTTCACGGCGGGGGACCCGCAGCTGCCGCCGAGCGCACTGCTCGCCGCCCTGGGGACCCACCCCGAGCCGGTCCTGGACGCCTTCCGGTCCCGTCTGTGCGGCCCCGACCGCGCGGACACCGGCAGCGTCCTGCGCGCCCTCGCCGACGTCACCACGCCCGCCCTGGCCCAGCGGGCCGCCGCTCTCGTCCGGGAGGTGGTCGAGCGGCGACCGGAGGCCGCCGGGCATGTGGCCGCGTACGTCGACCGGCGCCTCGACCACGACCCTGCCGCCCGGGCCGTCCTCCTGCCGCTGGTCACGGGACTGCTGGAGGACGGCGGGCCCGAGCAGGTGCGGGCCGCGCTGGCGGGCGTACTGGCCGCCCCCGGTGCCCCGGAGTCCCGTCCCCTGCGTGACGAACTGCTGGAGCACCTCCTCACCCGCGAACGCGCTCCGGAGGTCCTGGACGCCGTACTGCACGGTGCCGCCGGGCGTGGCGGCGAGGACCTGCGGGCTCTCGTCCACCGCACCGGCCTCCTCCTGGTCCGCACCCCCGACGGCGCGACCCGCTTCGACCGCGGTCTGGTCGAGTTGGCCCGGCACGTCCCGGGCTTCGCCGCGCGGGTGGTGGACTGGCTCACGGACGCGCCGGGGGAGTGGGCTGCTGTGGTCGGCCCCAGCGCCCGCCGGACGATCGAGAACCTGGCGGGGGTGCGGGTGCCCGCGTGA
- a CDS encoding bifunctional riboflavin kinase/FAD synthetase: MQRWRGLEDIPEDWGRSVVTIGSYDGVHRGHQLIIRHAVDRARELGVPAVVVTFDPHPSEVVRPGSHPPLLAPHHRRAELMAELGVDALLILPFTTEFSKLSPADFVVKVLVDKLHAKAVVEGPNFRFGHKAAGNVEFLTEQGKVYDFDVEVVDLVLCGEAGGGQPFSSTLTRRLVAEGDVAGAGEILGRPHRVEGIVVRGAQRGRELGFPTANVETLPHTAIPADGVYAGWLHANGEAMPAAISVGTNPQFDGTERTVEAYAIDRVGLDLYGLHVAVDFLAFVRGQAKFESLEGLLEQMAEDVKRCKELVAAR, translated from the coding sequence GTGCAACGCTGGCGTGGCTTGGAGGACATCCCCGAGGACTGGGGACGCAGCGTCGTCACCATCGGCTCCTACGACGGGGTCCACCGCGGGCACCAGCTGATCATCCGGCACGCCGTGGACCGCGCCCGTGAACTGGGCGTTCCCGCCGTCGTCGTCACCTTCGACCCGCACCCCAGCGAGGTCGTCCGCCCCGGCAGCCACCCGCCGCTGCTCGCCCCGCACCACCGCCGCGCCGAGCTGATGGCCGAACTGGGTGTGGACGCGTTGCTGATCCTCCCCTTCACCACGGAGTTCTCGAAGCTGTCCCCGGCGGACTTCGTGGTCAAGGTCCTGGTCGACAAGCTGCACGCCAAGGCGGTCGTCGAGGGTCCCAACTTCCGCTTCGGTCACAAGGCGGCGGGCAACGTCGAGTTCCTCACCGAGCAGGGCAAGGTCTACGACTTCGACGTCGAGGTCGTCGACCTGGTGCTGTGCGGTGAGGCGGGCGGCGGGCAGCCGTTCTCCTCGACGCTTACCCGGCGGCTGGTCGCCGAGGGCGATGTCGCGGGCGCCGGGGAGATCCTCGGCCGCCCGCACCGGGTGGAGGGGATCGTGGTGCGCGGGGCGCAGCGGGGCCGGGAACTCGGCTTCCCGACCGCCAACGTCGAGACCCTGCCCCACACCGCGATCCCGGCGGACGGCGTCTACGCGGGCTGGCTGCACGCGAACGGCGAGGCGATGCCGGCCGCGATCTCCGTCGGCACCAACCCGCAGTTCGACGGCACCGAGCGCACGGTGGAGGCGTACGCCATCGACCGCGTCGGCCTCGACCTCTACGGCCTGCACGTCGCCGTCGACTTCCTCGCCTTCGTGCGCGGCCAGGCGAAGTTCGAGTCGCTGGAAGGGCTGTTGGAGCAGATGGCCGAGGACGTGAAGCGCTGCAAGGAGCTGGTGGCGGCGCGGTAG